The Neodiprion lecontei isolate iyNeoLeco1 chromosome 2, iyNeoLeco1.1, whole genome shotgun sequence genome segment GGTATACAGTTagatttgaaacgattttcaCGGCTGAAACCGCATTAGTATGAATATATCTAATATTATTTCGCAAGTGCAGGCGAGATGTTTTAGCCGATTTTTGTCCGCGGTCTCCCTTACACATATATACTCGCTATATGTACATAGGTACCagcaaaattgaattattacatCAGACAACAAAACGGTATTCGAGTTTCTCAAATGAGTTGTTACCGCACATTTACCGAGGCGGGTTACCGTTTTCGTGCGGAGACCGCGAGGTTCGTTCAACCATCGGACGTAAGCCATGAGCGACTCGGCAAGTctcgaatataattatttccgCGCATGGTCGCAGGAAATGAGCGTATGGCATGCTTTTTCGATTCAACGACTACTCTTAGAGATAATACGAAAAGCCCAGAGCACCGGAAGCGCCCATTCAGCCGCTGTGCCACGCTCCAAACGGCTTAACGGGTTGACCGATTTACCGATTTACCGATTCCCGCCTCGACGCCGATCATGTAGCGGCTCTCGTCCCCGCCAATGACGTGCTTCGTACCCGGAGGCGGCTGACCGAGGGAGAAGCGTCCTTGTCCAAGCCTCGGCGGTGACCTCACTGACCCATAACGTGCTGTAAATTTATGCCTGTGGCATCGTGATGTTTTTTTGGATCTGTttttacttgatttttttatttttcttttactgtCTGACGATGCCGTGTCTCAGTGGTTTGTAGGCATGAAGGACGTTGGtatcaaatttacaaaaatcagCTTCGAAGCAGAGAAAACTGTACTTCAGTAGGTACAAGCGAAAGCACGGTGTAAATTCGGGTTATCCATTGAAAGTACGGTAGCTGCATCGCGTGGAGTTCATAAAGTGAGGGACGTTTGACCACGGGTGGTTGGATCAACCGGTTTTCACACTGCAAAgccttgaaaaatttcataaaattatcaCTGTCAGAAGTTGTGCCATCTTTGAATTCAGTCGTAGACTAGGTGACCACTTTTTACAATTCTGTTGAGGTCGTCCGAAGTTTTCTGACGTCGCTTGCGAAGTTGCGATTGAACAGTAAGGTGAACACTTTGATCACGGAATGGGCAACCCGTCAGAACTTTGTGTCAATAACTGCATAGAATGATGAATCGTTGAGcgattgaatgatttgaaACTGCATGAGGAACTTCGAGCGAATTCGAAAGACCTTTCACCAAGTTGCATTATACGCGCTTTCAAGAGTGTTTAACGCTTCGATTGGCACAATCGTGTTTATAGAGTGTGAAGCGATCAAGGATGGTGATTATTCGCTATACTGGTTGCTGTTTTTTCTcccgttttatttttaatcattctttACGGAATGATGTCGAGCATAAAATTGAGGTTTACTTTACTTTCAGACACATTTCTCAGCGCGGAACCGCCCGGAGACCAGGTATTTTTGGCGACGTTCCGTGTCGTCGACGGTGATGTTTTTGTCAGCGATTTAGCGGACCCGTCCACAGAGGCCTTCCGTATTCGATCGAGAGAGTACAGAGACCGGTTGAATCTCGTGTTTAGAAGAAGCACTCTGAGGCTCTACTTCTTGGCCACTGAGATTCTCGCCCTAGACGGGTGAGTCCATGAAATTATGAGAATCCTCGtgccgtttttttcttttctttttttatttctcaacgttTATTCGCGGCTTCAATATCCATGAATCCTCATTTCGCAAGTCTAGATTGCCCGTTTAGACTGCAGGATACCTACAATAAAAAACGGTCAACAGAGTCACCTTTCACCTCAGCCGACGTTTACCTAATTGATTGTTGATGTTGAAcgattctttctttctttatttctttcttctttgttcTGCATTTTGATGGATGCATCCTGTCGAATACTCGATTCATCCTGTATTTCATGTACAACTACTTTCTTTGTGTCTTGTTCGGTATTTAACAAACTCTTTCTCTCGCATGACGAAGCGTAAGGCACCGTTACGCGCTATCATCATGAGTCACTTACTTGTCgcgaggaaaaaatttgagcCGGAATATgttgaacgaagaaaaaagatctcctttttctttctccctcgTTGAACGCACGATTTAAAAACAGACTTTCCTCCAAAACTTTCTCGTTATTTAACACATCGTTCAATCCACTCAACCACCGATAAAACATCCATAGTGGATTGCTCGATTACGACACTTATATAGCTTACTTCGATATTGATACTCCATTTGCATAAATTCGGTAATAACAATTTGGCTAATTCAATCTCATGGGACAAATCCCGAGCAATACGGAGACGCTTGAGTTCAACCATTCAATTCGCGAATAATTCCGTCAGGTTCTCTCTCATCGAGTGCCGCTTTCCTATAATGCATGCGTGGTGAAATTACACCGCTATAGTTGAGGCACGATGCAGATAAGAGAAACTGCCGGGGTGTGTCATAGACTCTTTTATGGAGCATCTTTGCCGCTCAGCTGGCCGATCCCATCTTCGCCGCTTACCGCACAAGCTGCCGTGCGAAGAATTATCCGGATTAAAAGCGGAGAACGGCAACGTAGAACGATTTTCTTTTGGTTCCAGTGTCGACGGCCGTGACCTAGTGGTACACTTCGACGTAAGATTCGATCCTCGGTACCGTACAATAACTGCCGCTGATGTGGCCGAGGTTCTTGCGCAAGAGATATCCCCCGGGTCGCCCAAGTACCTAGGAAACTTAACGGTCGATCCGAAGAGTGTCGAGGTGCAGGAAAGTCGAGAGGCTCTCACTGCTCAGGTCGTTCTACAAACTACCGCCTCCACACTTCCGCCGACAACCACACCTCCGCCCCCGAGAAGATGCTCCAAGCTTGGTCTCGGATACTGCAAACATCTGCCCTACAACGTCACTTCCTATCCCAACGTCCTGGGGCATCGGTCTCTTCAGGATGTTCAAAACGACGTTATCGCTTTCAGGTAAGAATTGGAAAATCGGTTGAGGAAAGGAGAGCAGATGGTATTACGATGTTGACAATTCACTTCGATGCTTGGAACAAAAATTGTGGATCACAGTAGAGGTTGGCGGTAGTGACGTGATTCTTCATATCTGTAAGAGTtctgaatttttgttgaaagaaACTGTGGTGAGCCTTGCATGAGAATCAAGATATCTTGTGCAACCAGTGAATTTTGATTTAAATACGACCCAGCCTTAAATTCCATCCCGAGTCGATATAACTGTAATACTTGCTCGATAGTCACCTTGTGTCACCTTGTCACCTGTAGAGCGAGGACGCGTTGTGAATTTAGATGCTCATTCATCATGTAAATGCGTTTGTTTTACTAATGTACATACAAGTTGTAACGCTCTTCCATACAGAGAGCTCGTCGACGCTGAATGTTACCGTCTAGCCTACGACTTCGTCTGCCAAGTATTACAGCCGGCATGTTTGCCGGGTCCGCATGAAGACAGACTCCATCTACCTTGCCGGAGTTTTTGTCGAGAGTTTTGGAATGGTTGCGGAAATCGTCTGCCGGACAGAATTCGCGACGCTTTGGACTGCTCCAATTTCCCCGAGTACGCTGGTCCCGGAAGCTGCAGACCAAAACCGGGTAAGAATTCGGTTTGGAATTTGTATAAGAATCCGTGGAGAcgttaaatttcttttctcttccaaGGTAAATATTTCCCCGTAGGTATGGGCAAATTCCTTTtctcgaatgaaaataaaaattccaccgACGCTTGTATGACCGTGAGTCGTAAAAACCTGCCGGGAGTTATCATTCTGATGAGGTGAAAGAAAGGTCAATGAACAGGACAGCGACCCCGGCAGGGAAAGTCGATCTCCATCCAGATATACAAGTCTTACACATAAACTGGACCAgttatgaaaaagtttttctttttgcatcTCCAAAAGTGCTTTCGTTGATGTCTGAAACGGCAATTTATTATTTCGCTTTCGTCAAACTTGAATGATATAGCTTATACAACACGTTTCTCGGAACACGAAACACGTCTTAATGCTTCTTATTCTTTTATAGGCTGTGTTCAGGATCTTCAGGCCAAAGCACTGTCACCTCGAGTATGCGACGGCATTATCGATTGCCCTGATCTTTCCGACGAAAAAGGTTGCTCATACTGTCAAGAGAACAGCCTCCATTGTGGAATTGGAAGAGTTTGCATACCTCGGAGTAAAAGATGCGACGGAAAAATCGACTGTCCTAACGGAAGCGACGAAAAAGACTGtcgtaagtaaaaaaaaaggaatcttTTACGAATGATCGTAACTGTGCAGGATACTTTGTCAGTCCGTTTTAAGTGATAACGcttctctccttttcttcAACGCAGTTACTCTGGCCCCGAATTTGAGTTCGTTGAGATTAATGCCCGCGGATACCCCGCATTATGCCCAGTACAATCGAGAGGGTTACGTGATATTCAACGAGAAGGGTAGCATTGGAAAGCTCTGTACCGAAAACCTGAATTCAACTCTCCCGGCGCCGGAGATGGAGACGGTGCTCCAAACAGCGGCGAGCTCTCTCTGTACCTTGTTGAGCTACACGTGAGTTTTCTACTCCTTATACCTATCTGACATCTTATTTGTATTCATCTCCTGTCACGATCTGCAATTCAGCGAACGAATGCCGAGGACACTGCAGCATTTCTCTTGCCTTGCTATGTTCTTAGGATAAACGTATCATCAACCTTTCGAATACCATCCGTGATACATTGCTCGGGTCCTTCTCGCAGAAAGTCACACTGCTTGGACTCTTTATAGACCTACAATGTACTGTAGCCAACAGTGTCGCATTTGCGGATGTACAAAGGTCGCGGATTTTGAGAGTCGGCCAAATTACGACGAGAAGAAAGTAGCCTGATGCAGTGGGGTGGATTTCTTTTCCAATGATGCTCGAAAAAGGATAACTGAACTACAGATCAATTTTAAAGTAGAGAAGCGTGAAGTTTTTGTCTCAGACCACATGCGACTGCGATTTCTTGAAATACTTCAACTCTGATACCGGTCCCGTATCCTCTGTCGAATGTTGACATCACCTTCAAAAATGATCTAAACATCCTGTTTAATCG includes the following:
- the LOC107219540 gene encoding atrial natriuretic peptide-converting enzyme, yielding MTVAVEHKRKSSWDSKISVSTVSTRRFSRAGTPSSILSSDSDIRFTRKLGGQYRCGCCVLAAFLLFLLFAGVAIYLGYTFLSAEPPGDQVFLATFRVVDGDVFVSDLADPSTEAFRIRSREYRDRLNLVFRRSTLRLYFLATEILALDGVDGRDLVVHFDVRFDPRYRTITAADVAEVLAQEISPGSPKYLGNLTVDPKSVEVQESREALTAQVVLQTTASTLPPTTTPPPPRRCSKLGLGYCKHLPYNVTSYPNVLGHRSLQDVQNDVIAFRELVDAECYRLAYDFVCQVLQPACLPGPHEDRLHLPCRSFCREFWNGCGNRLPDRIRDALDCSNFPEYAGPGSCRPKPGCVQDLQAKALSPRVCDGIIDCPDLSDEKGCSYCQENSLHCGIGRVCIPRSKRCDGKIDCPNGSDEKDCLTLAPNLSSLRLMPADTPHYAQYNREGYVIFNEKGSIGKLCTENLNSTLPAPEMETVLQTAASSLCTLLSYTGVESVEVKIDEEDDVAYVHMEDPSASEITFVRAPCPSKEVMYVRCSELECGIQALRGKGRVQSLGKMAAPGDWPWHVALFKQKVHVCDATLVSSSWLLTTGTCFQGQPKAEWVARLGTVRLSSSSPWQQERRIVGMVKSPVEGSGIVLLKLDQHVAAFSDFVRPVCLPSNEDPLPPAGNSSCNTLGWARNRDLLQRVQLQHSAMPRCENISIVSMNTVCTEAAYSNDDCNEEEVAGSPMLCLLGDARRWALAGVGSWRIACSKAGVERPRLYDQISSNVAWIRSTIS